A part of Candidatus Spechtbacterales bacterium genomic DNA contains:
- a CDS encoding Hsp20/alpha crystallin family protein, with product MEKDSFFEKLGRSLKLEDEQYEESSSNNYPTKTTMEEPTTNNYKEEYETEEELVTEEELVNEAENIEEYYEESPEDEGEITTNLAVAKTATKEKMTKKPKEKTEVSEDVEYEEEGRLTIDVYETDIEIVIKSTIAGVAPEDLDINITSDSVTVRGKRQKDEEVSTEDYFYQECYWGAFSRSVILPTEIDADKAEATIKNGVLTIRLPKLSKTQQKKLKVKTVS from the coding sequence ATGGAAAAAGATTCTTTTTTTGAAAAATTAGGTCGTTCGCTCAAACTTGAAGACGAACAGTACGAAGAGTCTTCATCAAATAATTATCCTACAAAAACTACCATGGAAGAACCAACAACAAACAACTACAAAGAGGAATACGAAACAGAAGAAGAACTTGTCACAGAAGAAGAGCTTGTCAATGAAGCAGAAAATATAGAAGAGTACTATGAAGAGTCTCCCGAAGACGAAGGTGAAATAACAACTAACTTAGCAGTGGCAAAAACTGCGACAAAAGAAAAAATGACAAAAAAACCAAAGGAAAAAACCGAGGTATCCGAAGATGTTGAATATGAGGAAGAGGGACGCCTCACAATAGACGTCTATGAAACAGACATTGAGATTGTAATAAAAAGTACGATAGCAGGTGTAGCACCTGAGGACTTAGATATAAATATAACATCAGATTCCGTTACTGTGCGCGGAAAAAGGCAGAAAGATGAGGAGGTTTCAACTGAAGACTACTTCTACCAGGAGTGTTACTGGGGGGCTTTTTCACGCTCAGTTATTCTTCCTACCGAAATAGACGCGGACAAAGCGGAGGCTACAATCAAAAACGGAGTTTTAACAATACGACTTCCCAAGCTCTCAAAAACACAGCAGAAAAAACTCAAGGTTAAAACTGTTTCTTAA